A window of Chloroflexota bacterium genomic DNA:
CATGCGAAAAACGTTTGGCGCCTGGCGCCCCATGTCCACCGTACCCATGTAGACCACACACTCGATGCCCAACAGGGCCGCTGCGGTCGCCGTCGCCACACCATGTTGGCCGGCGCCGGTCTCCGCCACGATTCGCTTTTTACCCATACGTTCGACCAAGAGGGCCTGCCCCAGGGCGTTGTTGATCTTGTGGGCACCGGAGTGTGCCAGGTCCTCCCGCTTCAAGTAGATCTGCGCGCCGCCCAGGTGCCGGCTGAGCCGCCGGGCATGGGTGATGGGTGTTGGCCTGCCGACATAGGTGTGGAACAGGCGGGCCAGTTCCGCCTTGAAGGCGTGGTCGTTGTACGCCTGTAGATAGGCCTCTTCCAACTCGTCCAGCGCCGGCATCAATGTTTCGGGAACGAATCGGCCACCGTAGGGACCAAAGCGGCCACGCTCATCTGGCCACCGATACCCGGATAATTCACTCACGATGCCAGGGTCTCCTTCCACAGACGGGCTCTTTCAGCTAGTTCCGTGATCAAATCGCTCTTGCCATCGGTGTAGCGGTGGACATCATGGGGATACTGCTTGGCCAGTTGTTGTTTTAGTTCGGCGTAACGACTGGCTTCCCCGGGATGGGTCTTGAGATACTCGACCAGGTCCAGGTGGCGCGCGATCTCCGGGTTGCCAGTCTGGAAAACGTGTACATGATAGCGGCGTTCGCCCTCCAGGTCCTTGCTGAAATAACACCGGCCTGGGATGCCAAGCTCACCTTTCGGGACATAGCCAAGGGCGATCATCTCATCGTTGAGTAAGTCGACTTTTTCGATCTCTTTGACCTCCGGCAGGATATCGATGATTGGTTTGGCAACGATGCCCGGGATAGCTGTGCTGCCCATGTGGTGAATGGCCACCAATTCCTGTCCAAATACCTGTGCCAACCGAGCTGCCTCTTCAGCGAAACGAAGGGGCCACCGGGGATCGTGGGGAACGACCCGAGTACTTCTGGTCCGGCGTATTAGGTGTGGTTCGCAGCGCAACAAAGCCAGCGCGCTGTCTCCGTCGGTCATGCGGCCATCCCGCGCCATCTGCAGGGCCTTTTCAACCGGCACCAATTGCACCTCGATCTGTTCGGTGGCCTCCAGTTGCTGGTCGCCGTTCAATGCCACCCCTACAGCCAAAAAGATCGTGCAGCGAGCGTCGGCGGTTCCGTTCATGCTGTAAAACCAGCCGATGTTACACATCTCAACACAGGTGGCGCCAGCTTCCTGCAGCAGTTCCTGGCGGGCAACCTCCTCCGGCGGCAGGCCTGCATTGTCGCCCAGGCCACCGGCCGGCATCTCCCAACACCAGTCGTCGACGGTGTAGCGATAGCTGCGGATCATTACCACCTGACCGTCACTTGTTAGCGGCACAACGGTAATGAAGCCCGGATGTTCCTGGTAGGTAAAGGTGATTTTTTGCCCGGCGGGCAAGCGTACCTGGTCTTGACGCAGGTTGTGCCAATGGCTGCGGAAAGGGCGTTCGGTGCCAAGTCTGTGCCACCCCAGGCTTTCGCCCAGCGGTTTTTCGTCAGATATTACAGATTGGCTCATCGTGAACTTATCCCTGGGGGGGGTTGGGCGTCGCCGAATTGAGCTTTCCCGAAATCCTGCCATGCTTCCGGCAGGGGAACAATGGTGGCGCGCAAACTGTCGTCGATGATCTCCAGCATACCAACCGAAACATATTGGCCCGGCTGTGTCTTACGATCCAGGATGTTGAGATAGGTGCTGCCTGGGTTGATCACCAGGACACCTTTGACATCGCCGATATAGGGACGGTGGATATGGCCGCAAACCACGCAATCGACCTGATCCTGCTCAAATTGCCGGCAGACGTTGGCATAAAAACGTGGGGCCAGGAAGAGACGCTGTCCAAAAAACATGTTCCAGGTGGTGCCCGGCATCTCCAGCCAGCGGGGCCTGTTGCCGTGGATCAACCCGATCCGTTTTCCTTCAACCTCAATGACCTGGCGCAGAGGCAGGTGATCCAGACCGATGTCCTGGTCACCGCGGACGGCATGGACCGGTGCAATCTGTCCCAATACTTCCAGGACTTCAGGCCCGGTCAGATCGCCCGCGTGGAGGATCATCTCAACACCTTCAAAGGCGCGGTGCACCCCCGGGTGGAGTCGCGATGTCACGTGTGGTATATGGGAGTCAGCTATAAGTCCAATTCGCATAGCGTTTCTCACTCGTGTCGGAGGTCCGCGGACCGATGACCGCAGACCGTCTGTAACCGACCACCGACCGCTGACCACCGACCGCCTTCGACTGTTCGCTCACAACCATCTGCCGTCCGTCGTCTGCGGTCTTCTGGAAGTCGTCTTCTGGAAGCGGTCAGCGGTCTGTCGTCTGCGGTCTTCTGGAAGTCGTCTTCTGGAAGCGGTCAGCGGTCTGTCGTCTGCGGTCTTCTGGAAGTCGTCTTNNNNNNNNNNNNNNNNNNNNNNNNNNNNNNNNNNNNNNNNNNNNNNNNNNNNNNNNNNNNNNNNNNNNNNNNNNNNNNNNNNNNNNNNNNNNNNNNNNNNGCGGTCTGTCGTCTGCGGTCTTCTGGAAGTCGTCTTCTGGAAGCGGTCAGCGGTCTGTCGTCTGCGGTCTTCTGGAAGTCGTCTTCTGGAAGCGGTCAGCGGTCTGTCGTCTGCGGTCTTCTGGAAGCGGTCATCCAGCAGCATGCTTCACCGCTGCGATAAAACCACGCACGCTGGCGTGGTCCTTGCGGCCAGGAGATTTCTCCACGCCGCTGGCCACATCCACACCCCAGGGCCGGACCTGGTCGATAGCGCTCGCCACGTTCGAGGTTTTAAGGCCACCGGCCAGGAGTAGACGACAGGTTGGCGACAGGTCCGCGGCCAGATCCCAGTCGCCGGTATGTCCAGTGCCGCCGTGCACCGAGGGATGAAAGGCATCCACCAGCAGGTCGGGACCATCGACCGGACCAAAGCTGCCATATCGTGCCGCTTGCTGCCGGGCTTTTTCGATCGATCTGGGCCGCAACGCCTTGAACGCCCTGCCACTCAGCGCCGTTAACATTTCGGGCGGTTCTTCGCCGTGCAGCTGCGCCAGGTCCAGTTGGCAGGTACTGAGCGTCCAGGCAATCTCTTCCTCCGTGGCATTGACAAAGACGCCGACCAGGAGGGGCCGCTTTCTGGTGCGATCCAGCCGGGCAACGATTTCCCTGGCGTTGTACGGTGTCACATGCCGGGGTGATCGCTGCACGAAAATAAAGCCCAGATAGTCGGCTCCCGCATCGACAGCCACCTGGGCGTCCATCAGGTTCGTCAGGCCACAGATCTTGACCACAGGACTTGCGAAGCCGTCGTCCTTTGTCATGACGTGATCTGTCGATGTTTCATAAGTCGATTCCCAGGGCAGCCAACAAGATAACGATCAACGGGGCGATGAAGACCGCCGGCAGCAGGTTGCCAACCCGAACCCGTTTCAGTTCCAGCAACACCAGCCCGATGCCCATGATCAGGACACCGCCGGCCGCGGTCATTTCAACGACCCAGGGCGTTTGCCTGGAAACGTCACCGATGGCAGTCCCAAGGCCCATGGCAGCCAGACTGATGGTCCCTTGATAGATGCCGACCGAGAGTGCCGATAGAATCACACCAGGGCCCAGCGCAGCCGCAAAGGCCAGTGAGGCGAAGGCATCCAGCATCGACTTGATGGCAAGCAGGTTGTAATCACCGGTCAAACCATCCTGAATAGCGCCCAGTATGGCCAGCGGTCCGACACAGAAGACCAGGCTGGCAGTGACAAAGCCCCGGACGACTCTTCCCTCGCCACTTTCGCTGAAGATACCAGCCGTCTTCAGCTCCAGCCAGCGCCCCACGGCTTCCAGGCCATCCTCGATTCGCAACAGTTCTCCGGCGATTCCGCCCAGGAGGACGCTGACCATGGGAATGAGGATGTTATTGCTCTGGATTGCCATGCTGATTCCGACGACAAGCACCATCAAGCCCAGGCCATCAAGAACAGTCTGCTGGACTTTTTTCGGCAGACGGTTGCCAAGCAGGATTCCGATGACACTGCCTGCGACAACAGCGACAACGTTGATCAGGGTACCGAGCATGAAGGCATTATAGATGCCAATGGGCAGAAGGCAAATGAAACGCGTGTATTCGAATTTTTAGGACACCCAGGCGCAATCCGTTCGATCACGGCGCTCCTGCTCGCACCAGGCTCTTAATCTTATTTTGTCGCTCCCGTGGACTGGTGACGACCAGGCTTTCACCTACCAACATGGCATCGATGCCCATGGCTGCCAATCTGCGCACATCTTCAGGGGAATGGATGCCGCTTTCGCTGACTACGACCTTTTCTTCCGGTACCAGTGGGCGAAGGCGTTCGGTGGTTGCCAGGTCTACCTCAAAGGTGCTCAGGTCCCGGTTGTTGATACCGATGATCTGGGCTCCCGCAGCCAGGGCCCGGGCGACCTCTTCCTCATCATGGGCCTCGACCAGCGCTGCCATGCCGTAGGTGTGGGTCTCTTTCAACAGTTTTCGAAGATCGTTGTCGCCCAAAACCGCCACGATGAGCAATACCGCGTCGGCGCCGGCAACCCTCGCCTCGACGATCTGATAGGGATCAAAGATGAAATCCTTGCGCAGAATGGGTATGCCTGGACTGGGGACTTTCGTGCGTGGATTTGCCGTTTTACTTACCTCTGCCGCGTCCGTCAGATATTCCAGGTTGCCCTGAAAGAACCGGCTATCCGTGAGCACTGAGATGGCCGCCGCGCCTCCCTCGACGTAGGTGTGGGCCAGTTGTTTTGGATCAAAATCCTTGCACAGCAGGCCACGGGAAGGGCTGGCGCGTTTTATCTCGGCAATCAGGCTGACCCCCGGTTGGCGCAGGGCCGCAGCAAAGTCCAACGGTTCAGGCACCGTCATGGCAAGCGCTCTCAGGTCGGTGATAGGCACCAGTGCCTTTTGTTTGGGCAATTCCTTGCGCTTGTGGTCCATGATCGTGTCGAGCAGTTTCCCTTGATGCTTGAGGCGATCGCTATGGCTATGGCTCTTTTTTGAGGTCTTTTTGCTCATTTTGTCTCCTGCGGTCCTGGAGGGTTGAAGCAATATCGCCGTTACTCGTTGCTCAACTCGACCAGTTTCTCGAGGGCTTGCATGGCGGCGCCACTGTCGATACTGCGCCGGGCCTGTGCCAGTGCGACAGGCCAATTTCCATCCGCCAGGGAAAGACCCATGGCGGCGTTGAAGAGGACAGCATCCCGTTTCGGTCCAAGCTCCTGGCCCGCGAGGATGCGGCGGGTGATCTCGGCGTTATCGTCGGCATCGCCGCCCTTGAGGTCGGCCAATTGGGCCCGCGGCAACCCGAGATCGGGGGCATCCAACTGGAAGGTGCGGATTTCACCGTCGCGCAGTTCGGTGATGCGATTTGGCCCGGAGAGGCTCAGTTCGTCCAGCCCGCCATGGCCGTGAACAACAAAGGTGACCGTGCTTGCCAGACGCTTCATCACACCTGCCAGCGGTTCAGTCAGATCGGGGCTGAACACGCCGATGGCCAACCGGCTGGCGCCGGCCGGGTTGGTTAATGGCCCCAGAATGTTAAAAACCGTGCGGGCTTTCAGCTCGCGGCGAGGACCGATGGCATGACGCATGGCCGGATGGTGGTTGACGGCGTAACAGAAACCTATTCCCGCTTCGTCGATGCAGCGAGCCACCTGCTCCGGCGAAATGTCCAGGCGAACCCCGAGCGCACCCAACACATCGGCACTGCCTGCTTTACTGGTAACGGAACGATTGCCGTGCTTGGCAACCGGTACTCCGGCTCCTGCCACGACAAATGCCGCAGTGGTGGAAATATTGAAGGTGCCAGAATGATCGCCGCCGGTGCCGACAATATCGGTCAGAGCGATGCCGTCGCGGGTAGCCCGTTCCGGAAAGACGGCAATGGCGTTTTCCCGCATTGCCCGGGCGCAACCGGTGATTTCTGGCACCGTCTCACCCTTCATCCGCAGGGCAATCAGGAAACCACCGATCTGGGCCTGGGTGGCCTCACCTGACATGATTTCCATCATAGTTGCGTAGGATTCTTCCTCGGTCAGATCCTGAAAATCGACGAGTCTGGCAATTGCTGCCTGAATCATTAGAAGCTCCTGTGAAGGCGACAGCCTCGATGTGATGCCTTAAAACTCTCGGCCCTGGATGCGTAGATCCCGGCTAATTATCAATAGTCAATTGTCCATGATCAATTGTCGATAGCAGAGGGCAATTGCCAATTGTGGCCCCCTTCGACAGGCTTTTTGTCGATCCTGATTTCGTAAGCGTCAACTGTTTACTTGTCACCTTGTCACCTTGTCTACTTGTTTCCCTGTTTCCTTCTCCCTTGTCCAGGTCAGGACACTGCCAGGAAGTTCCGCAGCAGGTCCTTGCCATGTTCGGTGAGAATGCTCTCCGGATGGAACTGAACACCGATGGTTGGATAGTCACGGTGCCGCAGACCCATCACCTCTCCCTCCTGGGTGAAGGCAGTTAGTTTCAGCACATCGGGTAGCGGTTCTTCAACGATCAGGGAGTGGTAGCGGGTTGCCTGGAAGGGACTTGGCAGCCCATAAAAAATCCCTTTACCGGTGTGGTGAACCGGCGATACCTTGCCATGCATCAGCCGCGGCGCGCGCGCTACTACCCCGCCGAAGACATGCCCGATACATTGTTGTCCCAGGCAAACCCCGAGCAGAGGCGTGGTTTTGTGAAAGTGACGAATGACGTCGTTGCTGACACCGCTGTCAGCCTCGGGTGTACCCGGTCCCGGCGAAATCATGATGTGACTGGGCTTGAGTTGCTCCAATTCCTCCACAGTGACCCGGTCATTGCGCCACACCTGTAAGTCGCTGACGGGATCGCCCAGCCGGTCTTCCAGCATGACCTCGCCGATGAATTGCACCAGATTATAGGTAAATGAATCGTAGTTATCTATGAACGCAATCATAGGAGCCTCCGATTTCAGAATTTCAGAATTTCAGAGTGTCAGTATGCTGTCTCCGTGTCTCTACCTGGCTAGCTCTCGCACCGTCTAGCTCTCGCACCGCTTGCTGCCTCTCGGCACGCCTGCTGGCGTAGCGTGCTGGCGTCGTCGCCGCGTCCCCGCGTCCCCGTGTCCCCGTGTCACCGTGTCACCGCGTCGCCAACTTCTTCTGTCGCTTTTCGGCCGAGCGTCGAATGCGATTGTGGACTCCGGCCAATCCCATGGCTTTTTTGACATCACGCAGGGTCTCCCCGGCGACGGCAGATGCCTTTTTGGTACCCTCGAAAAGCAACTCGTCGACATAACCGGTCTGGGCCTGATAATAGGCCCGCCGCTCCCGCACCGGGTCCAGGAAGTTGTTCAATGCTACGATCAGTTTTTCTTTGACTTCTACATCGCCAACCTGGCCTGCCCGGTAGCGGGTTTTTAGATCATCTACCTCTTGTTTGTCGGGGTTGAAGAAGTCGTGATAGTCGAAAACCGGATTGCCTTCCACGGTACCAGGGATGTCGGCCCGGATGCGCTTGGGATCGGTATACATACTTTTGACCTTGTTGCGAACGGTCGTTGCGTCGTCGCTAAGCATGATGGCGTTGCCCAGGCTTTTGCTCATCTTGGCCTGGCCATCTGTGCCAACCAGTGTGCCGCCGACGACATAGGCATCGGGCAGCGGGAAGACCTCATCGTAGCGATTGTTGAA
This region includes:
- a CDS encoding metallophosphoesterase family protein is translated as MRIGLIADSHIPHVTSRLHPGVHRAFEGVEMILHAGDLTGPEVLEVLGQIAPVHAVRGDQDIGLDHLPLRQVIEVEGKRIGLIHGNRPRWLEMPGTTWNMFFGQRLFLAPRFYANVCRQFEQDQVDCVVCGHIHRPYIGDVKGVLVINPGSTYLNILDRKTQPGQYVSVGMLEIIDDSLRATIVPLPEAWQDFGKAQFGDAQPPPGISSR
- the trpS gene encoding tryptophan--tRNA ligase is translated as MSKKRILTGDRPTGELHLGHFVGSHRHRLALQDQYDCYFLIADLHMLTTKNTKEDVLKIADNARSIVLDQLAIGIDPDKVTFYLQSAVHEIYELQLLLGSLITVERLQQLPTIKDMAQAAGLEQVPYSLLGYPVLQAADILMPKAHLVPVGKDNESHVELARQIARRFNNRYDEVFPLPDAYVVGGTLVGTDGQAKMSKSLGNAIMLSDDATTVRNKVKSMYTDPKRIRADIPGTVEGNPVFDYHDFFNPDKQEVDDLKTRYRAGQVGDVEVKEKLIVALNNFLDPVRERRAYYQAQTGYVDELLFEGTKKASAVAGETLRDVKKAMGLAGVHNRIRRSAEKRQKKLATR
- the trpC gene encoding indole-3-glycerol phosphate synthase TrpC yields the protein MSKKTSKKSHSHSDRLKHQGKLLDTIMDHKRKELPKQKALVPITDLRALAMTVPEPLDFAAALRQPGVSLIAEIKRASPSRGLLCKDFDPKQLAHTYVEGGAAAISVLTDSRFFQGNLEYLTDAAEVSKTANPRTKVPSPGIPILRKDFIFDPYQIVEARVAGADAVLLIVAVLGDNDLRKLLKETHTYGMAALVEAHDEEEVARALAAGAQIIGINNRDLSTFEVDLATTERLRPLVPEEKVVVSESGIHSPEDVRRLAAMGIDAMLVGESLVVTSPRERQNKIKSLVRAGAP
- a CDS encoding DUF554 domain-containing protein translates to MLGTLINVVAVVAGSVIGILLGNRLPKKVQQTVLDGLGLMVLVVGISMAIQSNNILIPMVSVLLGGIAGELLRIEDGLEAVGRWLELKTAGIFSESGEGRVVRGFVTASLVFCVGPLAILGAIQDGLTGDYNLLAIKSMLDAFASLAFAAALGPGVILSALSVGIYQGTISLAAMGLGTAIGDVSRQTPWVVEMTAAGGVLIMGIGLVLLELKRVRVGNLLPAVFIAPLIVILLAALGIDL
- a CDS encoding phosphoribosylanthranilate isomerase; protein product: MTKDDGFASPVVKICGLTNLMDAQVAVDAGADYLGFIFVQRSPRHVTPYNAREIVARLDRTRKRPLLVGVFVNATEEEIAWTLSTCQLDLAQLHGEEPPEMLTALSGRAFKALRPRSIEKARQQAARYGSFGPVDGPDLLVDAFHPSVHGGTGHTGDWDLAADLSPTCRLLLAGGLKTSNVASAIDQVRPWGVDVASGVEKSPGRKDHASVRGFIAAVKHAAG
- the trpD gene encoding anthranilate phosphoribosyltransferase, translated to MIQAAIARLVDFQDLTEEESYATMMEIMSGEATQAQIGGFLIALRMKGETVPEITGCARAMRENAIAVFPERATRDGIALTDIVGTGGDHSGTFNISTTAAFVVAGAGVPVAKHGNRSVTSKAGSADVLGALGVRLDISPEQVARCIDEAGIGFCYAVNHHPAMRHAIGPRRELKARTVFNILGPLTNPAGASRLAIGVFSPDLTEPLAGVMKRLASTVTFVVHGHGGLDELSLSGPNRITELRDGEIRTFQLDAPDLGLPRAQLADLKGGDADDNAEITRRILAGQELGPKRDAVLFNAAMGLSLADGNWPVALAQARRSIDSGAAMQALEKLVELSNE
- a CDS encoding aminodeoxychorismate/anthranilate synthase component II — its product is MIAFIDNYDSFTYNLVQFIGEVMLEDRLGDPVSDLQVWRNDRVTVEELEQLKPSHIMISPGPGTPEADSGVSNDVIRHFHKTTPLLGVCLGQQCIGHVFGGVVARAPRLMHGKVSPVHHTGKGIFYGLPSPFQATRYHSLIVEEPLPDVLKLTAFTQEGEVMGLRHRDYPTIGVQFHPESILTEHGKDLLRNFLAVS
- a CDS encoding GrpB family protein translates to MSQSVISDEKPLGESLGWHRLGTERPFRSHWHNLRQDQVRLPAGQKITFTYQEHPGFITVVPLTSDGQVVMIRSYRYTVDDWCWEMPAGGLGDNAGLPPEEVARQELLQEAGATCVEMCNIGWFYSMNGTADARCTIFLAVGVALNGDQQLEATEQIEVQLVPVEKALQMARDGRMTDGDSALALLRCEPHLIRRTRSTRVVPHDPRWPLRFAEEAARLAQVFGQELVAIHHMGSTAIPGIVAKPIIDILPEVKEIEKVDLLNDEMIALGYVPKGELGIPGRCYFSKDLEGERRYHVHVFQTGNPEIARHLDLVEYLKTHPGEASRYAELKQQLAKQYPHDVHRYTDGKSDLITELAERARLWKETLAS